Part of the Myxococcus guangdongensis genome is shown below.
CACCAGCGCCAACATCCCGTCGCCCCAACGGCCATTGAAGTAGCCGCCGCCATAGACATGCAGCCGGGCCGCGCCCCTCAGGCGGGTGGGCGAGACGGCCTCGAGGCCCAGCTCCCGCGCCTTGGTGGACGCCGTGTCGCCGGTGTCCGAGGAGAAGAAGACGAAGTCCTCCGTGCCGAGCACCACTGGGAGCTGACGCAGGTACTGCGCGTCCTGCACCCGCCCCAACTCGTGGATGGAGACGACCGCAGACTCCTTGCGCCCCAGATGCCAGCGCACGGCGCCCTGCAGCATGAGGATGTCCCCGAAGTTCCAGTATCCATTGAATCCTCCAGCCAGGAGGACCTTGGACATTTCAGGGGCATAGAGCTTCTTCAGGGTGGTGGGAGTCGCGAAGAACGAGAAGCGCATCCCCGTTTCTTAATCACGGAGGTGACAACGTCGTCACCCGATACTTGCATGACAAAGTATGACTGTGGCCAGGGCGACGGCGGGGAGGTCTCAGGGAGGTCGCCTGGAGTCCATTCGAGCCGCCGCCCGTGGCGGGTTCAGGGCTTCGCCGTCTTGCGGGGCGCCTGCGGAGCCGCGGCGGGCTTGAGCCGTCCGTACTTCTTCATCGCCTTGACCAGGCCGTCGTGAGGCAGGCCGTAGACGCGGATGTTGTCCGCGCCGGTCATCGTCTCGGAGGCGAGCATGGAGTTGAGGATGGCCTCCTGGGTGGCCTGCACGGTGGCCTCGAAGAGGGGATTGAGTCGATCATTGCCGAGCACCGCGATGTTGGCGACGTGCGCCTGGGTCGGCGGCTTCAGGGGCTGGGTGGAGAAGGCGAGGAAGATGTCGCCCGAGTAGTTCTCACCCAGGCCGCCCATCTTGGCGATGCCCAGCGGCACGCGTCGGGCGAGCCGGTTGAGCTGGTGGGGCAGCAGCGGCGCGTCCGTGGCGACGACGACGATGATGGAGCCCGCGCCCTCGAAGGGGTTGGGTGCCTTGGAAGGGGCGCCCTTCACGTCGCACGACGGCACCGCTTGCATCATGGGGCTGCCAGGCTTCTGGGCGCCGAGGTAGCAGGGCCGCTGGTTCGGGAGCTCCTCGCCCACGGGCACGCCCTCCACGGCGAAGAGGCGGCGCGAGCCGTAATTGCATTGCACCAACACCCCGAGCGTGTAGCCGCCGGCGGACTCGGGCAGCTTGCGCGAGGCGGTGCCGATGCCGCCCTTGAAGTTGTGGCATACCATGCCAGTGCCGCCGCCCACGGAGCCCTCCGGGACGGGGCCGGTGCGCGCCGACTCCAGCGCCTGGTGTGCGTGCTCGGGCTTGACGTGAAAGCCATACACGTCGTGGAGCATGCCGTCCCACGTCTCCGCGACGACGGGCAGGCCCAGGTCCCAGGCGAGGTCCTTCTTCTCCGCCCAGGTGATGACGGCCTCGCGCACGGCGCTGATGTCGTTGGTGTTGGTGATCATCACCGGGCCGTTGAGCTCACCGGACTCCTGAATCCAGTGCGTGCCGGTCATCTCGCCGTTGCCGTTGAGGGCGTAGGTGGAGGCGAAGACGGGCTCGCCCACGTTGGCCTTGCCTCGCGGGAGCACGGCGGTGACGCCGCTGCGCACGGGGCCCTTGCCCTTGTCGATGCGGCCCTCGCCGGAGATGAGCGTGGTGTGGCCCACCTCCACGCCCGCCACGTCGGTGATGGCGTTGTTCGGGCCGGATTGCCCGCCGAAGGTGATGCCCAGGTCGCGGGCGCGGGGCCTGGGGCGCTCGGCCTGGGCGGCGCCGAGCGCGGGAGTCAGCAGCAGCGACAGCAGCACGGAAGAGGAGAGCAGGGTGCGCATGTCCCGCTTCCTACTCCTCCGCGCGCGGGCCGTGTAGCGCCGGGATGAGGGCGCCCGCGTCATTCCAGGCGCCCTCGCACCGCGTCAGAAGGCGGTGCCGTCCGCGCGCAGGCCCGGCGACGACGTGAGCCCGGTGGGAGACACGACGTTGTGCCGCTTGAACGTGGTGACGTTCGGGTCCGCGTCCGGCGAGCGGTTGTCGGAGACGTTGTCCACCGTGGAGGTGTACGCGTACTGGTCCACGAGGCTCGCGTCCTGGCGGCGCACGGAGACGGTGTCGCTGTCGTTGGACAGGCCCA
Proteins encoded:
- a CDS encoding DmpA family aminopeptidase, with amino-acid sequence MRTLLSSSVLLSLLLTPALGAAQAERPRPRARDLGITFGGQSGPNNAITDVAGVEVGHTTLISGEGRIDKGKGPVRSGVTAVLPRGKANVGEPVFASTYALNGNGEMTGTHWIQESGELNGPVMITNTNDISAVREAVITWAEKKDLAWDLGLPVVAETWDGMLHDVYGFHVKPEHAHQALESARTGPVPEGSVGGGTGMVCHNFKGGIGTASRKLPESAGGYTLGVLVQCNYGSRRLFAVEGVPVGEELPNQRPCYLGAQKPGSPMMQAVPSCDVKGAPSKAPNPFEGAGSIIVVVATDAPLLPHQLNRLARRVPLGIAKMGGLGENYSGDIFLAFSTQPLKPPTQAHVANIAVLGNDRLNPLFEATVQATQEAILNSMLASETMTGADNIRVYGLPHDGLVKAMKKYGRLKPAAAPQAPRKTAKP